The Stieleria maiorica genome includes the window GATCGACGACCTGACCGGGTTCCACCGGCCAATCGGCGTTGCTGACGTCGATCGTTTCCCCCTTGCCGTTGGTCGCCGTACGACGGTTCCGGTCGACGACAAAGTATTGTTTGTTGCTGCCCGAACGGATCGTTTTCTGCGCTTTGCCGACTTCGGAAATGTCTTTGCAAGTTACGATGCCGGTTTGTTTGCTGGTTTTGAATTTGATCTCTTTCGGTTTCGCTGGAAAACCTTTCTGAATCCAGCGAACCGATTTCGGATTGGTCTGCCGGACAAGAATGATTCGGGGACGATTGGGGTTCGCCGCGGCCCGCAGAAACGCTCGGAAGTGGTTCGGCGGCATGCCTGCGTCAGCCGCACCGGCCGCCTTGATGATCCCACGCATGTTCTTGATCTTCGGGCCGTAACGCTTGGCGCCTTTGGCGATCAGAGCCATGAATGCGGCCACGCCGACCACGGCCAGAAAGTTAGCCAGATGCTTGGAGGCCTTTTCCAGATCGGCTTCGCTGCGCGCCGAATAGGTCAGTTCGACGAAGGACACAAAATCGTTGCCGACCGACCAGACCTGCCAGCCTAAGAAGCCCAACCCCACGACCAACAACAACGCATCGGCGATGAACCCCACGCCGAAGTAGTGCGAACCGGCCCAAACCACCAACACGCCAACGATGATCGCGATGCTGGCCGGCGACAGCATGGCTTCGAACTCCTCCTGGATCTCCGCCGGCAATTTCGGCCCCGTCAAATGCAACACTTTGACGAACCGGTCATCCAACGACATCGACTCCACACCGCCCTCACGCCCAACGGAACCCGGCGTGGGCGTCAACCGACACTGGTTGGTCCCAGCATCATTCGGCAGTGTCGAAACATCCGTGCCCACGGGCCCGGGGATGCGCAGATCAGCCATCGTCGGAAAGGTTGGTTGGAAAGAACGAGATTACAGACGGTGAATCAATGGGGATGCCTTGTGAAGCGATCATCGGTGCAATGAGAGACGACAGAAGGACATCGGCGTAATCGTCCGGTCGCAAGAATTGTTGTCGGTGAATTCTGAAAAAGCGAAAAATCGCGTCAAACGATGGGGGCAAAACGATGGGGGCAAAAACAAGCACTTCCCCGATCATTCTGCCCCGAATGATTCTGCCGCTCCCACTACGCCAAGATCTGCCGCACCACATGTGCCTCTTCGACCCCCGTCAATCGCTGGTCCAGCCCGCGAAACGGGAACGTCAGCCGTTTGTGGTCGATGCCCAACTGGTGCAGGATCGTGGCATTAAAGTCGCGAACGTGGACGGGGTTTTCGACGATGTTGTAACTGAACTCATCGGTCTGGCCGTACGTCATGCCGCCTTTGATTCCGCCCCCGGCCATCCAAACACTGAAGCAACGCGGGTGGTGGTCGCGGCCGTATTCGGTCGGCGTCAGTTTTCCTTGACAGAAGGTCGTTCGTCCGAATTCGCCTCCAAACACGATCAGCGTGTCATCCAGCAGACCGCGTTGTTTCAGATCCGCGATCAGTCCGGCCGACGGCTGGTCCACGTCGTACGCTTGGCCGCGCAGTTTCTTGGGCAATCCGACGTGGTGGTCCCAACCTCGGTGAAACAACTGGACGAATCGCACGCCGCGTTCGACCATCCGGCGCGCCAACAGGCAGTTCCGCGCAAACGAACCGCTCTTGTGGACTTCCGGGCCGTACTGGGCGAGAACATGCTCCGGTTCGTCGCTCAAATCGGTCAGTTCTGGAACCGACGTTTGCATCCGAAACGCCATTTGTTGTTGTGCGATGGTTGTTTTGATCTCCGGGTCGCCGATTTCGTCCAGGTGTTGCTCGTTGAGTTCAGAAACCAGATCCAACATCTCTCGTCGGCTGGATTTGATCACGCCCGGCGGATTGGACAGAAACAGCACCGGGTCACCGGAGGGTTGGAACGACACGCCCTGGTGTTTGGAGGGCAAAAATCCCGATCCCCACAGACGGCTGTAGAGCGCTTGGACGTTGCCGGTGCCGCCGGTCCAATAGGCGGAGTTCATCACGACAAAATCGGGCAGGTTCTCGTTCATCCGTCCAAGCCCGTAGCTGAGCCAGGAGCCCAGACTGGCCTTGCCGGGGATCTGTGACCCGGTGCAGAACAGAGTTTTCGCCGGGTCATGATTGATCGCATCGGTGTTCAGTGTTTTGACGATGCACAGGTCGTCGGCCACTTTGGAAAGGTGTGGCAATAGTTCGCTCATTTGGATCCCGCTTTGCCCTTGGGGAGCAAACGAGAACATCGAGGGGGCAACGATTTGGGCTTTCCCTTTGGTCATTGCGGTCACGCGTTGACCATTGCTGACGCTGGGGGGAAGCGGTTTGCCGAACTGTTTGTGCAGATCCGGTTTGTCGTCAAACAAATCGATCTGGCTGGGCGCACCGGCCATGAACAGAAAGATCACACGTTTGGCGCGGGCGGGAAAATGCAGTCCGTCGCCGGGCAGTGCGCCTGCGTTGCCACGGGCCGGTGCGGCCGTGGATTGTGATTGCGCGATCACCGATGCGAGCGCGCTCGCGCCGAGCCCCATGCCGCAATGCCGCAGCAGACAATCCTTCAAAAATCCACGTCGGTCGTCGGTCGGTCGAATCCAGTCCATGTTTATTCTCTGGTTTTGGTGGCATCAAGGTTCAGCAGCGAGTGAACCAGCATCGTCATCGCCGCCAGATCCGGTTCGGACTGGTCATGCGTGGCATTTTGCGGGCCACTGAGTGAGACCATTTTTGACGCAGCTTCCGGGTTGTCGCGGTAGACCGATTGGAATTGCTGAAGGGCGTCGAGCATCCGATTCATCGCCGAATCGCTTGGGATCTTTGACGTGATCGATTCATACGCCAGTTCGATCCGCTGTCGGTCGCTCATTTCAGATTGCTGAAGCAACTGTGACGCAAGCGTCATCGCGGCGTTGAAGTACTGCTGTTCGTTCATCAGGACCAGCGCTTGCAACGGCGTGTTGGTCCGCTCACGACGCGCCGAACAACTCTCCCGCGTCGGCGCGTCAAAGATCGTCATCTGGGGCGGCGGCAATCCGCGTTTCCAGAACGAGTAGACGCTACGGCGATAAATCTTGTCTCCCTGGTCGGGTTCAAAGACGCGTGGGTACGAATAGGGCATCGCCACGATTTTCCACAGCCCTTCGGGTTGAGGCGGCTTGACGCTCTTTCCGTACAGGGTCGGGTTCAGCAATCCGCTGACGGCCAACACCTGATCGCGAATCACTTCGGCGTCGTAGCGATACCGCGAACCGCGCGCCAGCCATCGGTTCTGCGGATCGGCGACGTACTGCTGCGGCGTGGCAGCGGAGGATTGCCGATAGGTTTGCGAAAGCACGATTTGCCGCAACAACGCTTTGACATCCCAACCCGATTCGATGAATTGATTGGTCAAATGATCCAGCAATGCGGGGTGGCTGGGTGGTTCACCCTGTGCCCCGAAATCCTCGGAGGTTTTGACGATCCCGACACCAAACAGTTGTTGCCAGAATCGATTGACCGCCACGCGTGCCGTCAAGGGATTGTCCGGGTCGACCAACCACTGTGCCAAGTCCATTCGTGTCTTGATCGACCGGTCGGATTTCATCGGTGGCAAAAAACTGGGCGTGTCGCGTTGGACCATTTCGCCCGGCTGATCGTAGTTGCCGCGAACCAGAATATGTGCCGGACGGACTTCGGCGCGCTCCTTCATGATCAGCGTGGCAGGAATCGATTCGATCAGCCGGTCCCGCGCCGCTTGCAGGTGATTCAATTCCTCGCCGAGTTGCTTGCGGGTGGGATCGACATCGCCACGTTCACTTTCGGGGTCACCGTTTGGGAGATCGCCGTTTTGGGATGCTTGCTCGTCAGCCTTCGCGGCTTGATCCAGTTGTTTCAGGCTCGATCGGACGTCTGCAATCTGTTGATTCAATCGGGCAAGTTCTGCTTCCTGATCTTTGCTGGGCAGTTCCAGATAAGGAGGCTGCAGCCCGCGTTTGAAGTCCAATCCGCGACGTCCGCCGGTTTCCGGTTCGCCGTCAAAGTTGTTGAAAAACGCGTAGAACTGGTAAAAGTCTCGCTGGGTGATCGGATCGTACTTGTGGTCATGGCACACCGCGCATTCGAGCGTCAACCCAAGGAAGGCGGTCCCGACGGCGGAAACACGGTCGACCACGTTTCGCATAAAGCTCTCTTCGGGAAGCGCGGTGCCGCGGTCGATGATCAGGTGCAATCGATTGAAACCCGAAGCGATCAGTTGGTCCGTCGTCGGTTGTTCGTACAGATCCCCGGCGATTTGCGCGATGGTGAATTCATCCATCGGCATGTTGTCGTTGAAGGCGCGAATCACCCAGTCGCGATAGGGCGTCATCTCGCGATAGTGATCGTGATGCAATCCGTTGGTGTCGGCGAAACGAACCAGATCCAACCAGTAGCGCGCCATGTGTTCGCCATACTGCGGCGATTCCAGCAACCGGTCCACCAGATTCTCATAGGCTTGCGGTGACGTGTCATCCAGGAACGCGCGGATCTGATCTCGTGTGGGCGGCAAACCGGTCAAGTCCATCGTGACGCGGCGAATCAGCGTCCGTTCGTCCGCGGCTTCGTTAAACGTCATGCCACGCTCTCGCAGGGCCGCGACGACAAACCGGTCGATGCCGCTGGTCAATCCTTCGGCGCCGGGAATCGTCGGCGCTGCGACCTCAGCCGGCGGAGTGAACGACCAATGCTTTTCGTATCGCGCGCCCTGGTTCACCCAACGGGTCAACGTCGTGATCTGATCCGGCGAAAGCGATTTGTTGGATTCCGGCGGCGGCATCAGCAAATCCGGATCGTCGGAGGTGATCCGAGCGACCAGTTCCTCCAGATCAACGTGCCCCGCGACGTCCAGACGCACATCCGCTTGCCGGTCCTCTTCGTCCGGTCCGTGACAGAAAAAACAGGTGTCCGACAATATCGGACGGACTTCTTGATTGAACGAGACGATCCGATCGTCCGAGCCGGCCGATCGGGCAACGCCGCACCAAACCAGCCCCGTCAGCACCCAGAGCAGTAAACAACAACTTCGTCGCATAAAAAATCCATTGAATCATCACGGTTGGGCCAATGTCCCGACTTCCAGCATTATAGTGGGCCCTTGATGGATGATTCCAGCTGGACAGCGTTACTTTGACGCGAGCGACGCTCACCAGGGCGTGGGCAACGCCGGGGGGCCACCCTCTGGCGAAAGTAGCTGTTTCTGCACAGCGATCGACGATGTTTCATCAACAACGTAACGCTATCCAGCTAGATTGAGTCTTGACGCAGGGCGATGCACGTCGCCAGTTCGACCCCGGCTTCCTTCCCCCCCACCCCCATCGGTGCCTTCAAGATGTTCTGCCGATTCTTGCTCGTCGGTTTGCTTTCTCTTACGACGGTCGGGGCGATGGCCCAGTCGGATACCAAACCGCCGAACGTCCTGTTGATTTGTATCGATGACTTGAAGCCGACGATCGGCTGTTATGGCGATCCGGTTGCCGTCACTCCCAATATCGATGACCTCGCTGCGCGAGGAGTTCGTTTCGACAGGGCGTATTGCAACCAGGCGGTCTGCGCGCCCAGCCGCAATGCGTTGATGACCGGTTTGCGACCACCGACGATCGGTGTTTACGACCTGCCGACCCATTTTCGAGACGCCGCGCCGGACGTCGTCACGTTCAGCCAGCATTTCAAACGCAACGGTTACCTGGCCGAGGGACTCGGTAAAATCTACCACACCGGTCACGGCAATCGCGATGACGTCGATTCCTGGAGCACGCGGTCATGGCGTCCCAAAGCTTCCGCGTATGTCCTTGAAAAAAACTTGGCGATGCGGAAGCCCGATGCGAAGGGAAAAGTCCGCGGCCCGGCGACCGAATCGGCAGAGGTCCCCGACGACACCTACGCCGACGGATTGATCGCTGAAGAAGCCGTTCGTCGATTAGAAACCTACACGAAGCGAACCGATCAGCCCTTCTTTTTGGCGGTCGGATTCCTGAAACCCCACCTGCCCTTTGTCGCACCCAAACGTTATTGGGACTTGTATGACGAGAGCAAGTTGCCGATGCCGACGGTCAACACGGCGCCGCGGGATGCGCCCAGCTATGCAGGGACGTCCTTTGGTGAACTTCGAAATTACAGCGACATGCCGGCGACGGGGGAAATCAACGAAGCGACCACACGGCATTTGATCCATGGGTATTACGCCGCGACCAGTTACACCGATGCGCAAATCGGAAAGCTGCTCGGTGCGCTGGATCGTTTGCAGTTGGCCGACAAGACGATTGTGGCGCTGTGGGGCGACCACGGTTGGCATCTGGGGGATCACGGCATGTGGTGCAAGCATACCAATTATGAACAAGCCGCGCGCATTCCGATCATCGTTGCCGCGCCTCAAGGCGGCCGTGGCGTTGCATCTGAGGCGCTGATCGAAACCGTCGATTTGTACCCGACCGTCACCGAGTTGGCCGGCTTGCCGATGCCGGTCGGGTTGGACGGACAAAGTTTTGCCGGCGTGGTCGCCGATCCCAACACGCCGGCACGCAACTTTGTCACCCACGTCTATCCACGTGGCGGTCGGCTCGGGAGGGCCATTCGCACGGAGCGTTATCGAATGGTGGAATGGAAGAAACCGGGGGATGCACGCGACACCGCTGAAATCGAGCTTTACGATTACCAGACTGATCCTTTGGAAACCAAGAATCTCGCCGCGAGCGCGGCCGAAACCGTTGCGATGCTGCGTGCCAATTTGGATGCACAACCCGAAGCCAAACCGCAGTGGCGACGAGCGAAAAAATAGTCGGGACACCTTCGTGGGTGGTCAATAAATTGGGTGGTCAAAAAAGGGGCGGCGTCTTCCATCATTCTGCCCCGTGTCATTCTGCCCCCCCTACGTTCAGAGGCGATGTCCTATCGGCGATGTCATTGCGCCGGCGGACGGATCGCGACGAACATGGAGTGGGCCACCCATTGCGGTTCCAGGTCGACCCGCCAGATCATCTGCTCGGCGGGGGCCGACCGTGCATCAATGTTCGGTAGTCGATTCAGTGGAAGCAACGCGGACGCTTGATCCGGCATCGTCGCGAAGCGTGAAACGAACGGTTCGAGTGTCAGTCCAGCGATCCGGCCACCGACGGTCTGGAACTCTTGGAGTTCGGCCGATGAAAGTGCGTCCGCGGCAGATAAATCCAATGGCCCGTGCGAGTCATCGAGTAACAAACAATCCTTGAGGTCGGCCAGGTAGTCGTCGATCGGAAATGTCGCCGTCAGACTGGTGTAATGACGTGGGTCTTGGGGAACGATCGCCGCGTCGGCAGTTGGGGAAAGCCGCAGGGTCGGCCCGTCGCTCGTCGTCATCCCCAGCACGGTCTTGGCATCGCGAACGATCCAATCGGCCGGGTAAGAGAGCAATCCGGGGGTCAAGATCCGGGGACGCGAGGAGTGTGCCCCGTAGATTCCCGGTGGACCGGTCGATTCGGGGGCCAGTTCGCGATTCAACAGGTTTGACGCTTGAGGAAAATCACGTTCAACACTGCGGATTTGCTGTGCCGCGTAACGTCGTCTCCATCGCGTCGGTTCGACCGTCGCATCGGAATAGCGTTGGACCTGTTCGGCGAAGTCCGGGGCCTTTGCCGCCAGTTGCCCGGCAGCGGTGATAACGTTTTGATCCAACGTTCCGAGCATCCTTCGGTCCAGTTGTGCGAGTGCGCGAAGGACTTTCGGATAGAGCACGGCGACTTGATCTCTAGGTGTCGACTGTGCTGCGCTCGTCACGACGTTCGCGACGGATTCATTGCCGATCGATTCCAGTTGAGCGATGATTCGTTGAAATGGTTCGGCGGTTGCGTTTGCATCACGATCGCTAAACGCCCACGCAACGGCGACACTTCGCGCGACCGCTGCGGATGCATTGCCCCACAGCACCATGACGTACTCGATCGCGTCGCCCGCATCACCGGCCTGACCACCCTTGATTGTCACGGTCGAGGAATGCTGCAACTCCGTTGCGACGCGATTCGATTCCGTTTTCAACGTTTCGACGGCATCCACGTACGCTTGAATCTTAACCTTTGCTTCGGCCTGATAGTCTTTGCGGCGTTGCCGGTTGAGCCGATTGAGCAGTTCGAGGTGTGGCACGTTGACTTCATTCTCAAACGACCTGGCCTGGGAGTGGGGCAGGTAAAAGACGCTTTGGAGTTGCTTCAGGTGCAGCGTCCGAATCGTTCGTTCGGCTTCGACCAGCTTTCCTTCGCCTGCGAGTTCCGCGGCTCGTGCCAGCGTCTTGCGGCGGTTCTCGGTTTCATTCCGCAGCGTTGCGAGTTCTTTAGGTTGGAATTCTTGCAGCCGGGTCGAAAAATTACCCATCGCCTTGCGGAGCAGGGTGAATTTGCGTTTCAAGTCTTTTCCGGCCGGTTCGCCCATCGCTTCGAGCTGTTCCGCGTACCAAATGCCTCGAGAAGTTTCCGGATAGATTCTGGAGAGTTGTTGGTGTGGAAACCGTCGCCCTGCATTCACCGCTTCGGCACTGCTGATCACCAAAGCTTCCCACTCGGCAAATTTGGCGTACATCGCCTGGATCTGTTTTTCGGCCCCCGAAATCGTCCCGAGGGCGCTGAGTGGTTTGTGGGGATCCTGGGTGTTCGGGTTCGCCATCGCTGTGACCGCAAACAGGGCGATCGCCAGTCCGGCAAATCTTGCCGCATTGTCTTCCACAGCAGACTCCAGGAGTCGTCGAGCAAACGTAGCGACCTGCGCCAGAAGGTGGATCCCGCGGGCGGTCAAGTTCGACGTTTTGGCGAACGTGACGACGTGAATGGATTGCGTCGGCGTGTGATTCGTCCTCATCGGTCAGAATCCCTCGACGACGGCCAGGATTTCGCCGCCGGCGATCGCCAGCGGTTGATCGTTCGAATCGATCAACGTGCAGGCGTCGATCGTTGCGGTGATCGTTTTCTCCTGCATGTTCATCGATTCGAAGGTGACCGAGACCGGATGGCCGATCGGGTTGCGTGCGATCGGCGCACCGGCGCGTGGTTCGACAAACATGTTGCACGGCAGCGACTTTCCTGCCAGCAGGGCGACCGTTTCCACGTCGGTCGTCGCGTGCAAAAATACAGCCGGTGCGGGCGTGCGTTCGGCTCCGGGCGGATAGCTGGTGATCTGCAACGAATGCTTGCGTCCGTCTCCGACGACGTGCACCTTGACGACGGCTTGATCGATCTCCAACGGCTCGGGCGTCTTGAGGAGAATCTTGCCCGTCTCCGCCAACGGTTCCTCGGCCGTTTCGACCAAGGCGTCGGTCATCTTCTTGCTCTCCTTGACCAGACTCTCCCCTTCCTTCTGAACCGTGTCGGCCAGCTCCTTCAGTTTTTCCTTGGAGCAAGCCGGTAACGCGACCAAACAGATCGCTAGTGCCAGCCATCTCGCCCGCCGATGTCGCCACCGCGAATCGTTGGGGGACGAAATCTGCGTCGGACCACGACGGCGGACCAAAGAGATGGCGTTCATCAGATGCACCGGGAAAAGCTGCAGCGTCTGCGTCGAACTCGGGCGATCGGTCCGCCGTGGGGCGAACAGTGAAAGCGAGAACGGCGGCGGGAAGAAAAGCGGTCCGCCCAGACTAGCAGAAACGGCCGGTGCATGAAAAAAATTTATCGGCTTGCCGACACGCCGATTCACGATTCGATCGGCGTCGGCGAAGCGATGGAGGCGAAGCTGACGTTATCACGCCATCCGGTTGCGCAGCGCTTCGACGCGGCGTGCGGTGCTACAGACAGCGAAGCTCTGTACCGACACGCAGCAACAAGCGCCCGTTGGCGTAGGCGGGTGTCGCGCCGACCGGCCCGCCCAAATTGATTTCGCTCAGCTTTTCAAACTTCCCCGCCGCTCGAAGCACCGTGGCTTCGCCATCCAGGTTGATCACCAAGACCTTGTCTCCCAACACGATCGGCGAGGCACTGTAGGTGCCTCCGATGCGGCTGGTCCAACGGAGGTTACCCGTGGCAACGTCATAGCAGGAAGCGATGCCCTTGTCGTCGATGGTGAAGAGCATTCCGTCATGCACGACGGAGGTCGGCACGTAGGGCGCCGCTTTTTCGATCCGATAGACCTCTTGCGGAGTGTCCGTCTCGCTGGCGGGCATGCGAACGGCAACCAAGTGATTGCCACCGCCGCCACTGCCGCTGGATCCGATCGCCAAATCGCCGGCGACCACCGGCGAACTGACGCAGCGCATTTTGAACACGGGCAACCGCCAAAGCATCTTGCCGGTTTCAAGCGATAACGCGTAGATGCCGTCCCCTGTATTGGCGCAAATCACTTTGCCATCACGGATCGCCGGTGTTCCGTAACACACCCGCGTCGACGTGACGGGGGTCTGCCAAATCGTCTCGCCGGTCGATCGGTGGACCGCGATCATGCGGCTGGTCCCCGGTTGACCATTTTCAACCCGATCGGCTTGCTGCGAGAAATTCAGCACGACCGTTTCTCCATGCACCGTTGGCGAAACTCCAAATCCGTGTTGGCTTTGAGCCATGCCGAAATCCCGCTGCCAGATCTCGTTGCCTTGATGATCCAGGCACCTCAACCATGTGTGCTGGCGATCGCTGTGTGCGACGTAGACATGTTGACCGTCGGTCGCCGGGGTGCTTGATGCGAGCGTGTTGCGGCTGTGGAGATGGTTCTTGGCATGCGGAAACTCACGCGTCCAATTCACTTTCCCCGATCCCAAGTTGATCGAAATCAATCGGATCGATGGTTTGGCCGGTGACATCGAGAGCAAATAAACGCGTCCGTTTTGAATCGCCATCGAGCCGACGTCACGCGTCTTCAAATCAAACGTCCAGCGATAGGCTTGCTTTTCCCAGCCCTCGGGCAGCCGGGCATCGGGAAGCACGCCGGCGATCCCCAGACCATGAAAACCGGGCCAATCATCGGCTTGGGCGGACGCGGCCGGTGTGGAAAGGGCCGTCGTGAAAAGGGCCGTTGCGAAAAGGAGGAAACCGATCAGGCTGGCATTGACGCACTTGGCAAGACGATCGCAACAGGGGGCGACCTTGGACGCAAGGAAGGAAGGCATGGAGAGACCGTTCGGTAGGACTGGGTGGCGGAGGGGCCGAGGGGAGAAAGCCCAATTTTAACCAGAAAAATCGTCCGCAGGGCAACCCGTGCCCCAATCCCGCCAAAACGGCGACCGCGCGCTAAGTCAACGCGTGATTTCGGGGCCCAGCTAGCGGCGGAACACGCCAT containing:
- a CDS encoding DUF1501 domain-containing protein, whose protein sequence is MDWIRPTDDRRGFLKDCLLRHCGMGLGASALASVIAQSQSTAAPARGNAGALPGDGLHFPARAKRVIFLFMAGAPSQIDLFDDKPDLHKQFGKPLPPSVSNGQRVTAMTKGKAQIVAPSMFSFAPQGQSGIQMSELLPHLSKVADDLCIVKTLNTDAINHDPAKTLFCTGSQIPGKASLGSWLSYGLGRMNENLPDFVVMNSAYWTGGTGNVQALYSRLWGSGFLPSKHQGVSFQPSGDPVLFLSNPPGVIKSSRREMLDLVSELNEQHLDEIGDPEIKTTIAQQQMAFRMQTSVPELTDLSDEPEHVLAQYGPEVHKSGSFARNCLLARRMVERGVRFVQLFHRGWDHHVGLPKKLRGQAYDVDQPSAGLIADLKQRGLLDDTLIVFGGEFGRTTFCQGKLTPTEYGRDHHPRCFSVWMAGGGIKGGMTYGQTDEFSYNIVENPVHVRDFNATILHQLGIDHKRLTFPFRGLDQRLTGVEEAHVVRQILA
- a CDS encoding PSD1 and planctomycete cytochrome C domain-containing protein → MRRSCCLLLWVLTGLVWCGVARSAGSDDRIVSFNQEVRPILSDTCFFCHGPDEEDRQADVRLDVAGHVDLEELVARITSDDPDLLMPPPESNKSLSPDQITTLTRWVNQGARYEKHWSFTPPAEVAAPTIPGAEGLTSGIDRFVVAALRERGMTFNEAADERTLIRRVTMDLTGLPPTRDQIRAFLDDTSPQAYENLVDRLLESPQYGEHMARYWLDLVRFADTNGLHHDHYREMTPYRDWVIRAFNDNMPMDEFTIAQIAGDLYEQPTTDQLIASGFNRLHLIIDRGTALPEESFMRNVVDRVSAVGTAFLGLTLECAVCHDHKYDPITQRDFYQFYAFFNNFDGEPETGGRRGLDFKRGLQPPYLELPSKDQEAELARLNQQIADVRSSLKQLDQAAKADEQASQNGDLPNGDPESERGDVDPTRKQLGEELNHLQAARDRLIESIPATLIMKERAEVRPAHILVRGNYDQPGEMVQRDTPSFLPPMKSDRSIKTRMDLAQWLVDPDNPLTARVAVNRFWQQLFGVGIVKTSEDFGAQGEPPSHPALLDHLTNQFIESGWDVKALLRQIVLSQTYRQSSAATPQQYVADPQNRWLARGSRYRYDAEVIRDQVLAVSGLLNPTLYGKSVKPPQPEGLWKIVAMPYSYPRVFEPDQGDKIYRRSVYSFWKRGLPPPQMTIFDAPTRESCSARRERTNTPLQALVLMNEQQYFNAAMTLASQLLQQSEMSDRQRIELAYESITSKIPSDSAMNRMLDALQQFQSVYRDNPEAASKMVSLSGPQNATHDQSEPDLAAMTMLVHSLLNLDATKTRE
- a CDS encoding sulfatase, producing MFCRFLLVGLLSLTTVGAMAQSDTKPPNVLLICIDDLKPTIGCYGDPVAVTPNIDDLAARGVRFDRAYCNQAVCAPSRNALMTGLRPPTIGVYDLPTHFRDAAPDVVTFSQHFKRNGYLAEGLGKIYHTGHGNRDDVDSWSTRSWRPKASAYVLEKNLAMRKPDAKGKVRGPATESAEVPDDTYADGLIAEEAVRRLETYTKRTDQPFFLAVGFLKPHLPFVAPKRYWDLYDESKLPMPTVNTAPRDAPSYAGTSFGELRNYSDMPATGEINEATTRHLIHGYYAATSYTDAQIGKLLGALDRLQLADKTIVALWGDHGWHLGDHGMWCKHTNYEQAARIPIIVAAPQGGRGVASEALIETVDLYPTVTELAGLPMPVGLDGQSFAGVVADPNTPARNFVTHVYPRGGRLGRAIRTERYRMVEWKKPGDARDTAEIELYDYQTDPLETKNLAASAAETVAMLRANLDAQPEAKPQWRRAKK
- a CDS encoding PQQ-binding-like beta-propeller repeat protein gives rise to the protein MPSFLASKVAPCCDRLAKCVNASLIGFLLFATALFTTALSTPAASAQADDWPGFHGLGIAGVLPDARLPEGWEKQAYRWTFDLKTRDVGSMAIQNGRVYLLSMSPAKPSIRLISINLGSGKVNWTREFPHAKNHLHSRNTLASSTPATDGQHVYVAHSDRQHTWLRCLDHQGNEIWQRDFGMAQSQHGFGVSPTVHGETVVLNFSQQADRVENGQPGTSRMIAVHRSTGETIWQTPVTSTRVCYGTPAIRDGKVICANTGDGIYALSLETGKMLWRLPVFKMRCVSSPVVAGDLAIGSSGSGGGGNHLVAVRMPASETDTPQEVYRIEKAAPYVPTSVVHDGMLFTIDDKGIASCYDVATGNLRWTSRIGGTYSASPIVLGDKVLVINLDGEATVLRAAGKFEKLSEINLGGPVGATPAYANGRLLLRVGTELRCL